From Brassica rapa cultivar Chiifu-401-42 chromosome A06, CAAS_Brap_v3.01, whole genome shotgun sequence:
TGATGCGACGATCGCATACCCGTGCTAGGGTGAAGACTAAACCGGACAAATCAGATATGGATCCGGTTAAGTTCCAGATCCGATCCTCGAAccgatcatcatcatcttcctcaatCTACACCCTAACCAAATCCAATTCCAAACACGCGAAATCGAATCTCTTCCTCACCGTCGCTTCGATCGCCACCGTATTGGGATTCCTCTTCGTCTGCTACTCGATTGCATCCTCCGGCGGGAGAGGATCGCTTCGCTACAGCGTCGTGATCGACGGCGGGAGCACGGGGACGCGGATCCACGTGTTCGGGTACCGGATCGAGTCGGGTAAACCGGTTTTCGAGTTCCGGGGAGCGAATTACGCGAGCTTGAAGCTGCATCCGGGATTGTCGGCGTACGCGGAGGATCCCGAGGGAGCGAGCGCGGCGTTGAGGGAGCTTGTGGAGTTCGCGAAGGGGAGGGTTCCGAGGGGGATGTGGGTGGAGACGGAAGTGAGGTTGATGGCGACGGCGGGGATGAGGTTGCTTGAGGTGAGTGTACAGGAGAAGATTCTTGGGGTTGCGAGAAGGGTTCTTGGATCTTCTGGGTTCTTGTTTAGAGATGAATGGGCCTCTGTTATCTCTGGTGAGTTTCTTAAAGATTGAAGCTTTagccctgttcgtttggttgccgcaggtttcGGAGGTTTCGGCGGCAGCGTCAATAAAAACAATTGTTGTTCGTTTCGCAGACGCTGCCGCTAACGCTGCCGCTGACGCTGCCGCATATTATATCGACCGCAGGTTTTATCGGCGTCAGCCGCGAGACGCGGCGTTCGGACGACGGCGTCAGACCAGCTTCCTGCGTCAACGAAACGAACTTGACGCAAAatgttgacgctgccgctgccgccggtacctgcggcaaccaaacgaacagtcCAAACGAACAGTCCTTTTATGTAACTGAGAGTTGTTATAATGTGTTTGTTTTGATTATTGGCAGGTTCTGACGAAGGTGTGTATGCTTGGGTTGTTGCGAACTTTGCTCTTGGTTCACTTGGTGGTGATCCGATTAAAACGACTGGGATTGTTGAGCTTGGTGGAGCCTCTGCTCAGGTTTAGTTTCTTTTCTGAGGCGTGTTGTGAGAGTTAAGATAGAGCTGATAGATGGTTTGTGTGTTCTTTTAGGTGACGTTTGTGTCAAGTGAGCCTATGCCTTCTGAGTTCTCACGTACAGTATCATTTGGAAATGTTTCTTACAGTCTCTACAGTCACAGCTTCCTTCACTTTGGCCAGGTACATCTCCTTTTTGTGTAATATATGTCTTTGGAACAAGTTTCACAGACTAACTGTAGTTTTGATCTCGGGGATCTTATCTTTTGCTATTAACTTTTGGCACCTTGTAGAATGCTGCACATGAGAAATTATGGGGTTCGCTTGTCTCAAGAGACCGTAATTCAGGTAGTGGGTGAATCGTCAGTGTAGTGGTTGAACTTTTCTAAGGTTATTAGAGCTTGTAGCAAAGTGTATTTTCAGTCCCACTCAATACAGTGTTTCGTTTTCTTGAAGCTGTGGAACCTATACGGGAAGGGAAACATGCAGACCCTTGCGCTCCTAAAGGATACAACCTCGATACAATCACACAGAAGCATTTATCTGGATTTTTAGCTGAAGAAAGCAAACTCGCATCTTCTTTTCAAGCTGTGGGTAATTACTCAGAGTGTCGTTCAGCTGCACTATCAATCCTGCAAGAAGGAAATGGTACAACATTATCTTTATTGGTAGAGTTTCATTATCTCCATTCATTTCTATTGATTTTAATGGATATAGATTTCTACCTTTGAGTGCAGATAAATGCTCGTATCAGCATTGCTCTATTGGATCAACGTTCACGCCTAAGCTTCAAGGAAGATTTTTAGCTACAGAAAACTTCTTCTACACCTCTAAGGTACCTTAGTTCTCTCATATCTGTTTTCTTGCTTGTATAATGTTACATAACTCAATTGAACCAACAAGGAAACACCACAATGCACATGCCTTTTACTCGGGAGAGTGTGATGAAcatggtctttttttttctttctcatacCAGTTCTTTGGGTTGGGAGAAAAGTCGTGGCTATCTAATATGATCTCGGCTGGAGAAAGATTCTGTGGAGAAGATTGGTCAAAGTTGAGAGTAAAAGACCCGTCACTCGAGGAAGAGGATCTTCTTCGGTATTGTTTCTCATCGGCATATATTGTATCGTTGCTTCACGATACTCTCGGTGTTCCTCTTGATGATGAAAGGTATATTCAAGAACTTTAAACAGAAGACTTAGATCAACGGTTTTATCAAGAaaactattttgtttttatgcagAGTCGGGTTTGCGAATCAAGCAGGAGATGATATACCGCTAGATTGGGCTTTAGGTGCATTCATTCTACAAACTGAAGCGTCGACCTCGCAGCACGCATCCTCTAGTCACCTCCATTGGTTCTATGCTCTGTTTGGTATCGACTCGCAGACGCTTCTATATTTCATCGGGGTACCAATCCTGATGACAGTTTTGGTATGTTTGATATCTAAGTGGAGAAAACCGCAGCTGAAAACGATTTACGACCTTGAGAAAGGTCGATACATAGTCAGCCGCATTAGATGACCTTGGTTCAAACCGGTTTTCACATGAGTCTCGTCTCTTTAGAAGCTTGTGATCATAAAGTTTTCTCCATTTTTGAGGTTCCGTATAAACTGTTCTTGAGCGAGCAGCGTCCGAGTGACTTATCAACAACGGCTTAGCAATTGCTGGGAATCATGGGCGTAGGAAAGTAATTCTGTATTGTAATGGAGGGTGTATGCATGATTTCGATGTTTTAGAAAGCTTTTCTTGTGCACCAAGTTCGGTTTAGACTATTAACATTTGTATTATAAAAAgcattatataaaatttcgaaaTATAGTTTGAAATGATGTAACTTATGTCTTACTCGTGGAATTATTCAAGTTTGcaattattttttcctttcttctaTAGATTTATATATGATGTACTAGTTTAATCGTTTATTGTTTTTGTCAATGCATTTTTGTCAAATATAAGTTACAAAATAGTATTTTATCTTGTCTAAATTTTTTCAATTCgttgacaattttttttcctttcaagTTGTATAATACTCTCCCTTTTACAAAGAtaggtataattttttttcttttaaaacatctAACTTATtgaaatggagggagtataTCTTAACATTATAACTCTATAGACTGCAGGATTATTTATGGTCATGCATCTAATTCACTACTAAATTAATCTTACACGACAGATATTCTCCCAATCATGTAATCAAATAATCTAAGCATAATTATTTTCTATAACCAGTCAATAATTATGCCtattagttttaaattgaaTTAGGTGCCAATAATGAGAAAAAATGATTCATAAATCATACTAACTCCGtcgaagattaaaaaaaattgtaagaaaaAGAACAGCTAGTGTTATCCGACAGGGAACACGTCGTTCACGTTACAGCATGGCAAAGTATCTTTTTTACAATAGACACCCTTATTTATTCTGTGTAATGACTACATTAGTTTTGGTCAACGGCCATTAAACTTTGTGTCCGCACGTCGTTTGTAATAATATCTTTTCTCATTTTAATTTCGCTATAAAAAGCCATTTACTATTTTCGCTGGATCTGCGGAAAAATCTTGTGAAGAGTTTTTGATCTGTGCCTCAGGAAAAAGTTTCAAGGTGCACAGCAACTTCCTCTCGTCTCTTCCTCCTCATTTTCTGCGACTAACCAAGGGACATCTCTTTCCATTTTCGCAGGTGATTTTCTTGGAATATTCTTCTCTCCCGTGTTTGTGTTTCTCTCGTCAAGATAATCTCGTTAAGTGTTTTCatttggatttttattttttttgaattcgtAGACTAGGAGTTGGAGGAATGATAGGTTTGTCAACAGAGAGCAGTCACATGGTGGTCAATGTAGATGGACTGATGCCACCGGTGCCATCGCCGCCAGTTAATGCGGAGGTCGAGAATATAAGAGAAGAGTCGACGGTGGTGGTTAATGATAAGGCAATTGATATTTCAGAGGACGAAGAGGATCAGGAGAATGAGCCGCTCATTGCTTCTGCGGAATGCCGTATTTGTCAAGACGAATGCCCTATCAAGACTCTCGAGAGCCCTTGTGCTTGCAGTGGCAGCCTCAAGGTATTGTGTGTGTTCATCATCGTCTCATTTAGGGAAAAATTACCGAcacatgtttttcttttatgatGAGCGGACAAGTCTTGTTAATTGTTATTGAGATTGAAAAATGGCCGATGATTGACCAAaagcttttatgtttttttaccAGTATGCTCACAGAAAATGTGTTCAGCGTTGGTGCAATGAAAAGGGAAACATCATATGCGAAATTTGCCATCAGGTATGTTTCTTTACCTTCTCTCGCAATCTCTAGGTTTATAGACTTAATTTGGTTCCTTGTGGCGCAAGATTTTCCACAAAGTGCATAATGATCATAGACAAAAGCAAAAATGTAAGTAtgaatatgcatatatatatatttgatagaTGAATGCAAGTTTCCCACATAAGGTTAAGTTATGTACGTAGTAAAAGATTTAAGATATTGCATTGCACTTGAATTTGGTTTGGAACTTAAGTTCAGCAACTGCTTTATTATGTCTGAAAGCTGTGGAAAGTTACACTATCTGACCGCCTTTAACTTGTTTTACTAGCCTTACCAACCTGGATACACCgctccaccacctcctcctcagCCTGAAGAAACCACTATTGACATTGGGTACATTAAATCTcgtatttttattcttttttttattggttgtgtGCTTGTTTCTGACATCTAGTATGTGTACGTTGCAGTGGAGGATGGACAATCTCAGGTTTGGATTTGCATGATCCTCGCCTTCTTCCCATCGCAGAAGCTGAACGTCGCTATTTAGAGTCTGAATACGTTGAATATACTGCTTCAAGTGCCAGTGGAGCTGCCTTTTGTCGCTCAGCTGCCCTAATAGTAAGTCTCAAAAGCttcttggtttttgttttttaacacAACTTCTCTCGTTGTGATGATCATGTAacacattttttcttttacagtTGATGGCACTTCTTCTCTTACGTCATGCACTGACCATAACAAGCGATGATGGAGAAGACGAGGATGACCCATCTAACATACTATCTGTaagcttagtttttttttctttacttgcATGTAAGTAGTATTaacaccaaaaccaaaaataaccaaCCATCTATATGTTATTCCAGCTCGTCTTGCTCCGAGCTGCTGGATTTCTTCTTCCTTGCTATATCATGGCTTGGGCGATCAGTATCCTACAACACCGAAGGCAAAGACAGGTTAGTATAAGAACTACGCACAAGGTTTTGTCCAGACaaccagtttttttttctttgtcggTAGTATCAAACTGAATCACATGTATTGAGTTACTACCCGAACCCTATTGAACAGGAAGCTGCAGCTTTGGCTACACAGTTTGCATTGGTGCTTCAGTCAGGTCAACCTAGAACAGTTCACTTCACGGTGGCACCAGAACCACCATCACCCTCCATGGCTACTGCAACTACGTCTACACAACAACCTGAAGAGCCCGTCTGATTCTTCTGACTCATAAGCTTTCATGGTACCAAGTGAATCGAGTGGAGACTTGATGTCTCTAAATTTTAGAATGTATGAGTGAAGGAAAATCATTTGGGCTGTAACCAAAAATGTCACTAGTTTTTTTTCACAAATTTGTAAATTCTGTTTTACTATCTTCCAAATATTGTCTTGAGATTTAATTGTTGAAACCACACGAGTAGATTATTCTCTCTTGTTTTGGACATGATTACAGAAGATTCTATGactttaaataaacaaaactttATTGACATAGTAGTGTAAGAATTAGAGAATCAGATCTTTTGCAACATGGCATCATCACAAGATTCACAACAGCAGTTACAAGTCATAAGAGGTGGAGTTAAATGCAAAACCTggtctatctttttttttctcaatccAAGCTAATCTTCTCTCAAAGCATAACACACCTCTATGCATATTCTTAGCATCAATCTCAGCGACCCGCAAAAGAATGTACGTAGTAATCCACATGAGTCGGTATGTAACAGAACATATCGTCCCTCATCTCTGTTACTGGTCTTGTGATCGCTCTCTCCTTTGATTTTGATTCTCTGGTGACAAATCTCCTCGCTCTGAAAAAAGATTGAATCTACAAAGTTATAAGTTATAAAGAATAACCGTGGTTTACGAATTTGTTTGAATGTTTTGAATAATctgtaaataaatgaaaatttcttCATTGCAAGTATCTTAAATAGTATCACCGCCTTTTGTTTGTGTATGTAAGTATATTCTAGCAGTGAAGGTTTCATTCCAAACATTTCAATCTCTAATTCAATTCTGTAACTTGTAACGCTCTGACCCCTGCTAATGGGTAACCATGCTTGCTCACTCAGTCACTCCCATGGGCACACTCCCGGCCGATGGTTGGTGTgtataatttatagaaatttgaaaaaaaaaaatatttatttacctCGTAATTTTTCCatgtttggttttattagcaTGCTATCATGAACTATTTTTTCATATGTTACTCATCTTTTTACTTTCAAACACgattaattttagattttt
This genomic window contains:
- the LOC103875454 gene encoding probable apyrase 6 isoform X1; amino-acid sequence: MRRSHTRARVKTKPDKSDMDPVKFQIRSSNRSSSSSSIYTLTKSNSKHAKSNLFLTVASIATVLGFLFVCYSIASSGGRGSLRYSVVIDGGSTGTRIHVFGYRIESGKPVFEFRGANYASLKLHPGLSAYAEDPEGASAALRELVEFAKGRVPRGMWVETEVRLMATAGMRLLEVSVQEKILGVARRVLGSSGFLFRDEWASVISGSDEGVYAWVVANFALGSLGGDPIKTTGIVELGGASAQVTFVSSEPMPSEFSRTVSFGNVSYSLYSHSFLHFGQNAAHEKLWGSLVSRDRNSGTVEPIREGKHADPCAPKGYNLDTITQKHLSGFLAEESKLASSFQAVGNYSECRSAALSILQEGNDKCSYQHCSIGSTFTPKLQGRFLATENFFYTSKFFGLGEKSWLSNMISAGERFCGEDWSKLRVKDPSLEEEDLLRYCFSSAYIVSLLHDTLGVPLDDERVGFANQAGDDIPLDWALGAFILQTEASTSQHASSSHLHWFYALFGIDSQTLLYFIGVPILMTVLVCLISKWRKPQLKTIYDLEKGRYIVSRIR
- the LOC103875454 gene encoding probable apyrase 6 isoform X2; the protein is MRRSHTRARVKTKPDKSDMDPVKFQIRSSNRSSSSSSIYTLTKSNSKHAKSNLFLTVASIATVLGFLFVCYSIASSGGRGSLRYSVVIDGGSTGTRIHVFGYRIESGKPVFEFRGANYASLKLHPGLSAYAEDPEGASAALRELVEFAKGRVPRGMWVETEVRLMATAGMRLLEVSVQEKILGVARRVLGSSGFLFRDEWASVISGSDEGVYAWVVANFALGSLGGDPIKTTGIVELGGASAQVTFVSSEPMPSEFSRTVSFGNVSYSLYSHSFLHFGQNAAHEKLWGSLVSRDRNSAVEPIREGKHADPCAPKGYNLDTITQKHLSGFLAEESKLASSFQAVGNYSECRSAALSILQEGNDKCSYQHCSIGSTFTPKLQGRFLATENFFYTSKFFGLGEKSWLSNMISAGERFCGEDWSKLRVKDPSLEEEDLLRYCFSSAYIVSLLHDTLGVPLDDERVGFANQAGDDIPLDWALGAFILQTEASTSQHASSSHLHWFYALFGIDSQTLLYFIGVPILMTVLVCLISKWRKPQLKTIYDLEKGRYIVSRIR
- the LOC103875455 gene encoding uncharacterized protein LOC103875455 codes for the protein MIGLSTESSHMVVNVDGLMPPVPSPPVNAEVENIREESTVVVNDKAIDISEDEEDQENEPLIASAECRICQDECPIKTLESPCACSGSLKYAHRKCVQRWCNEKGNIICEICHQPYQPGYTAPPPPPQPEETTIDIGGGWTISGLDLHDPRLLPIAEAERRYLESEYVEYTASSASGAAFCRSAALILMALLLLRHALTITSDDGEDEDDPSNILSLVLLRAAGFLLPCYIMAWAISILQHRRQRQEAAALATQFALVLQSGQPRTVHFTVAPEPPSPSMATATTSTQQPEEPV